A single genomic interval of Gammaproteobacteria bacterium harbors:
- a CDS encoding F0F1 ATP synthase subunit epsilon translates to MSARFRMEVYDSRQLACVEEVWQFVGEDASGCFGLMAHHQRFMTVLESGLARFRHGLDDAVADWEYLAFPGALLSFEDNVLRIIARRFWRHADFDQISRILEEQMLRDQQASQQLRLSLAKIEENMMLRIWELKKHQA, encoded by the coding sequence ATGAGCGCGCGGTTCCGCATGGAGGTCTATGACAGCAGGCAACTGGCGTGTGTCGAGGAGGTCTGGCAATTCGTCGGCGAGGACGCCAGCGGTTGCTTCGGGCTGATGGCGCATCATCAGCGCTTCATGACCGTGCTGGAGAGCGGGCTCGCGCGCTTCCGCCACGGCCTTGACGATGCCGTTGCCGACTGGGAGTACCTGGCCTTTCCGGGTGCGCTGCTGTCGTTCGAGGACAACGTGCTGAGGATCATTGCACGGCGCTTCTGGCGGCACGCGGATTTTGACCAGATCAGCCGCATCCTCGAGGAGCAGATGCTGCGCGACCAGCAGGCCAGCCAGCAGTTGCGCCTGAGCCTTGCAAAGATCGAGGAAAACATGATGTTGCGTATCTGGGAACTCAAGAAGCACCAGGCATGA
- a CDS encoding F0F1 ATP synthase subunit delta has protein sequence MNIDWTSFSLEIINFLVLVWLLKHFLYKPVMDIIGRRQALIAEDLAKAEQARQAAAQMVTDFEARSKEMDSERLRAREELGQEIATLRIAKLEALEAEIAAERDKGAVLRQHEKSEMLRACEEQAVTLAARFASRLLERFASPALCDQLVALAIEQLATLPETTRVQLEASIEQQHAPVRVCSSHPLGDAIRQRLEAALGALTGTPPPVEYSVDPALIAGVAIRVEALLLDASLAAELKLFEASGDAV, from the coding sequence GTGAACATCGACTGGACGAGTTTCTCGCTGGAGATCATCAACTTCCTGGTGCTCGTCTGGCTGCTCAAGCATTTTCTCTACAAGCCGGTCATGGACATCATCGGCCGCCGCCAGGCTCTGATTGCGGAGGATCTCGCAAAGGCAGAGCAGGCCCGGCAGGCAGCGGCGCAGATGGTCACGGACTTCGAGGCGCGCAGCAAGGAGATGGACAGCGAGCGGCTCCGGGCCCGCGAGGAGCTGGGGCAGGAGATCGCAACGTTGCGTATCGCGAAGCTCGAGGCGCTGGAGGCGGAAATCGCTGCCGAGCGCGACAAGGGCGCGGTGCTGCGCCAGCACGAGAAGAGTGAAATGCTGAGAGCCTGCGAGGAGCAGGCCGTGACCCTGGCTGCGCGCTTTGCCAGCAGGCTGCTGGAGCGCTTCGCTTCGCCGGCGCTCTGCGATCAACTGGTGGCGCTGGCGATCGAGCAGCTCGCAACCCTGCCCGAGACGACCCGGGTGCAGCTCGAGGCAAGCATCGAGCAGCAGCACGCCCCTGTTCGCGTGTGCAGCTCCCATCCGCTCGGCGATGCGATCCGGCAACGACTCGAAGCCGCGCTCGGGGCACTCACGGGCACGCCGCCACCGGTTGAATACAGCGTGGATCCGGCGTTGATCGCCGGCGTCGCGATCCGCGTCGAGGCGCTGCTGCTCGACGCCAGCCTCGCCGCCGAACTGAAGCTGTTCGAGGCGAGCGGCGATGCCGTCTGA
- a CDS encoding F0F1 ATP synthase subunit A produces the protein MNSDLLHRGGIDLGLFTLSETVLDTWGLMLLLTGVSWLVTRRLQFNPGRWQTVLEGVVSVACNAIEGMQPGHIRELMPLITTLWIFLVFANLMGLVPGLHSPTEDLSLTAALAIIVFVSVHWYGIRISGFRAYMRHYLSPTPLMLPFHVLSEITRTLALAVRLFGNMMSLSMAALLVLMVAGFLAPVPILMLHIVEALVQAYIFGILALIYIASGLQSQQSRLEQPEGETHE, from the coding sequence ATGAACAGCGATCTTTTGCACAGGGGCGGCATTGATCTCGGCCTGTTCACGCTGAGCGAGACCGTGCTCGACACCTGGGGACTCATGCTGCTGCTGACGGGAGTTTCGTGGCTGGTCACGCGCCGCCTGCAGTTCAACCCGGGGCGCTGGCAGACCGTGCTCGAAGGCGTGGTGAGCGTGGCCTGCAATGCCATCGAGGGCATGCAACCGGGGCACATCCGCGAACTGATGCCGCTGATCACCACGCTCTGGATCTTCCTGGTTTTCGCCAACCTGATGGGGCTGGTGCCGGGGCTGCATTCACCCACCGAGGATCTCTCGCTCACCGCCGCGCTGGCGATCATCGTGTTTGTGTCGGTGCACTGGTACGGCATCCGCATCAGCGGTTTTCGTGCCTACATGCGCCACTACCTTTCACCGACACCGCTGATGCTGCCGTTCCACGTGCTGAGCGAAATCACCCGCACGCTGGCACTGGCGGTGCGCCTGTTCGGCAACATGATGAGTCTGAGCATGGCGGCGCTGCTGGTGCTGATGGTCGCGGGATTTCTGGCACCGGTTCCGATCCTGATGCTGCATATCGTCGAGGCGCTGGTACAGGCCTATATTTTCGGCATCCTCGCGCTGATCTATATCGCGAGCGGGCTGCAATCCCAGCAGTCGCGTCTCGAACAACCCGAAGGAGAAACCCATGAATGA
- a CDS encoding AtpZ/AtpI family protein: MTIDEREKQQLEKRIANQARRIHRARREHNTMLAELAHFGSLGFLFVIPVVIGAYLGSWLDGRYTGFQTSWTVSLILLGVTIGIGNVYLFIKDKD, translated from the coding sequence ATGACCATCGACGAGCGCGAGAAGCAGCAACTGGAGAAGCGCATCGCCAACCAGGCCCGGCGTATCCACCGCGCGCGTCGCGAGCACAACACGATGCTCGCGGAACTCGCGCACTTCGGCAGCCTGGGCTTTCTGTTCGTGATCCCGGTGGTGATCGGCGCCTATCTCGGCAGCTGGCTGGATGGCAGGTACACGGGTTTCCAGACCAGCTGGACCGTCAGCCTGATCCTGCTCGGTGTCACGATCGGCATCGGTAATGTATACCTGTTCATCAAGGACAAGGACTGA
- a CDS encoding DUF2164 domain-containing protein, translated as MSIEISREARKAALDSIERYFDENMDEKIGRLGADALLDYFIAELGPVIYNKAVADAQERLQLRVMELDAEIYESEFQYWRDLERRKKGK; from the coding sequence ATGAGCATCGAGATTTCCAGGGAAGCACGCAAGGCGGCGCTCGATTCGATCGAGCGTTACTTCGATGAAAACATGGACGAGAAAATCGGTCGCCTCGGCGCCGACGCGCTGCTCGACTATTTTATTGCGGAGCTGGGCCCGGTTATCTACAACAAGGCGGTCGCCGACGCCCAGGAACGGCTGCAGTTGCGCGTCATGGAGCTCGACGCGGAAATCTATGAAAGCGAGTTCCAGTACTGGCGCGACCTGGAGCGCAGGAAAAAAGGCAAATAG
- a CDS encoding NnrS family protein: protein MNLSMHPLWLVGFRPFFALACFSGLALPLLWVLIYRGLLPAPDTSFAAVQWHAHEMFFGFGWAVLGGFLLTATKNWVQVRGYHGVALMYLVAAWLFERIGMWSGGGWPSWLFELSNNLFLGSITAMLAWTLLRYRKQDDYRDNYFFLLIFPAFLLAKQLLLDPGHFQAGVVMATGLFRMAFLVMLERTLTQFMKNVFQASILRHEMLDRTIKLLALLLVGAGFLPAALAGGISLLLALLLTARFIFWKPQLAMRRLELGIMYLGYIGIVLQLLIEALGAFAAPHWVGALSVHVFGLGVMGLIIPAMLIRIARGHTGRKVAFDGVDKLVLWIMIFAFVLRVIAPQIDAAAYSLWILLAACGWLCGFTILALRLIPLLLKARVDGKEH from the coding sequence ATGAATTTATCAATGCACCCCCTCTGGCTGGTCGGTTTCCGTCCTTTCTTTGCCCTGGCCTGTTTTTCCGGTCTCGCTCTGCCACTGCTCTGGGTGCTGATCTATCGCGGCCTGCTGCCGGCGCCCGACACCTCCTTTGCCGCCGTGCAGTGGCATGCCCACGAAATGTTTTTCGGCTTCGGCTGGGCCGTCCTCGGCGGCTTTCTGCTGACCGCGACCAAGAACTGGGTCCAGGTCCGCGGCTATCACGGCGTGGCGCTGATGTACCTGGTGGCGGCCTGGCTCTTTGAACGCATCGGGATGTGGTCCGGCGGGGGCTGGCCCAGCTGGCTGTTCGAGCTGTCGAACAATCTGTTCCTGGGTTCGATCACTGCCATGCTGGCATGGACGCTGCTGCGCTATCGCAAGCAGGACGACTACCGCGACAACTATTTCTTCCTGCTGATCTTTCCGGCTTTTCTGCTGGCCAAGCAGTTGCTGCTCGACCCCGGGCATTTCCAGGCGGGTGTCGTCATGGCAACGGGACTGTTTCGGATGGCCTTTCTGGTCATGCTGGAGCGCACCCTGACCCAGTTCATGAAGAACGTATTCCAGGCGAGCATCCTGCGCCACGAGATGCTGGACCGGACAATCAAGCTGCTCGCGCTGCTGCTGGTCGGAGCCGGCTTCCTGCCCGCAGCGCTGGCAGGCGGGATCTCCTTGCTGCTCGCGCTGCTGCTGACGGCAAGGTTCATCTTCTGGAAGCCGCAACTGGCCATGCGGCGCCTGGAACTCGGCATCATGTACCTGGGCTACATCGGCATCGTGCTGCAATTGCTGATCGAGGCGCTAGGCGCGTTCGCGGCGCCACACTGGGTCGGCGCGCTTTCGGTGCATGTGTTCGGGCTTGGCGTCATGGGGCTGATCATTCCCGCCATGCTGATCAGGATCGCCAGGGGGCACACCGGGCGCAAAGTGGCTTTCGACGGTGTGGACAAACTGGTGCTGTGGATCATGATCTTCGCATTCGTGCTGCGGGTCATTGCCCCGCAAATCGATGCCGCCGCCTATTCGCTGTGGATCCTGCTCGCCGCCTGTGGCTGGCTGTGTGGCTTCACGATCCTGGCCTTGCGCTTGATCCCGTTGCTGCTCAAGGCCAGGGTGGATGGCAAGGAGCATTGA
- a CDS encoding phytanoyl-CoA dioxygenase family protein, giving the protein MSHPGLRRLPDAEEIDAFWRDGVVCLRSVLDIDYVMSMTGAVERLIAESIGTTMYDMTAMGEDLARAGETILADTRTGGGRFISGIDHWRIDPQFAAFACTSGVPAIVAALLRTNRLNLWEDSVLVKEPGTRERTAWHQDLSYFHVSGEQVCTTWIPLDPADAETGAMCFARGSHRWSDLYRPNMFVSNMPMVGTVGEQVPDIDRMAAEGEVELLQFDLGPGDMTVHHARTLHAAGGNLSRDRRRRAISVRYCGDDVRYHIRPGAPLKPHHELVNEGDVLDGPDCPLVWQRA; this is encoded by the coding sequence ATGAGTCACCCGGGACTGCGCCGTCTGCCCGACGCCGAGGAAATCGATGCTTTCTGGCGCGACGGCGTGGTGTGCCTGCGCAGCGTGCTCGACATCGATTACGTGATGTCGATGACTGGCGCCGTGGAGCGCCTGATCGCGGAATCCATCGGTACCACGATGTACGACATGACGGCCATGGGCGAGGATCTCGCGCGCGCCGGCGAGACCATTCTGGCGGACACGCGCACCGGTGGCGGCCGTTTCATCTCCGGCATCGATCATTGGCGCATCGATCCGCAATTCGCCGCCTTCGCCTGCACATCCGGCGTACCGGCAATCGTCGCGGCGCTGTTGCGCACCAACAGGCTGAACCTGTGGGAAGACAGTGTGCTGGTCAAGGAACCGGGCACCCGCGAGCGCACCGCATGGCACCAGGACCTGTCCTATTTTCATGTCAGCGGCGAACAGGTGTGCACTACGTGGATACCGCTCGATCCGGCCGACGCCGAGACCGGCGCGATGTGCTTTGCGCGCGGTTCGCACCGCTGGTCGGACCTGTACCGGCCAAACATGTTCGTCTCGAACATGCCGATGGTCGGCACCGTCGGCGAACAGGTTCCCGATATCGACCGGATGGCTGCCGAGGGCGAAGTCGAGCTGCTGCAGTTCGATCTGGGTCCCGGCGACATGACGGTGCATCATGCGCGCACACTGCATGCGGCCGGCGGCAACCTGAGCCGCGACCGGCGCCGGCGTGCGATCAGCGTGCGTTATTGCGGTGACGATGTGCGCTACCATATCCGGCCGGGAGCGCCACTCAAGCCGCATCACGAATTGGTCAACGAAGGCGATGTGCTCGATGGGCCGGACTGCCCGCTCGTGTGGCAGAGAGCCTGA
- a CDS encoding F0F1 ATP synthase subunit gamma has protein sequence MARHSGIGLTVSRRHVIDRRLQMLADIRGIMDSIKTLAHMETQRLAPVLPVQQLCVQRVRQMAADFASEHALPALNGRAENPLLIVIGAERGLCGDFNKQMQEALEHLPATAAPRAIVCLGTRLGQKLEGRPGLLAQLSGATIADDVPAVIRQLLERCAALQSEQHLPSLALLYHGAGDEGIRLDPLLSPFLEADRVAPRAPLLLNLEPQVFVHGLLQQYLHTVLLHACYSSLLAENRKRVAHLENAVTHLDEEHDRLEHKRNRLYQEDIIAELEIILVADQSTGEFVRR, from the coding sequence GTGGCTCGGCATTCCGGGATCGGGCTGACCGTGTCGCGCCGCCACGTGATCGACCGTCGCCTGCAGATGCTGGCCGACATCCGCGGCATCATGGACAGCATCAAGACGCTGGCCCACATGGAAACCCAGCGCCTGGCGCCGGTCCTGCCGGTCCAGCAGCTGTGCGTGCAGCGGGTGCGGCAAATGGCCGCGGATTTTGCGTCCGAGCACGCGCTGCCCGCACTGAACGGGCGCGCGGAAAACCCGCTGCTGATCGTGATCGGCGCCGAGCGCGGGCTGTGCGGCGATTTCAACAAGCAGATGCAGGAGGCGCTGGAACACTTGCCCGCGACAGCCGCGCCGCGCGCGATCGTTTGCCTCGGCACGCGTCTGGGGCAGAAGCTCGAAGGCCGCCCCGGCCTGCTGGCGCAATTGTCGGGTGCCACGATCGCCGACGATGTGCCGGCCGTGATTCGCCAGCTGCTCGAGCGTTGCGCCGCGCTGCAGAGCGAGCAGCATCTGCCCTCTCTCGCCCTGCTGTATCACGGTGCCGGCGACGAGGGCATCCGGCTCGATCCGTTGCTCTCGCCCTTTCTGGAAGCGGATCGGGTGGCCCCGCGCGCGCCGCTGCTGCTGAACCTCGAGCCGCAGGTATTCGTGCACGGACTGCTGCAGCAGTACCTGCACACGGTGCTGCTGCACGCCTGCTATTCCTCGCTGCTGGCCGAAAACAGAAAGCGCGTGGCGCATCTCGAAAATGCGGTGACGCACCTCGACGAGGAACACGACCGTCTCGAGCACAAGCGCAACCGCCTGTACCAGGAGGACATCATCGCGGAGCTGGAAATCATCCTGGTGGCCGATCAGTCGACGGGTGAGTTCGTGCGCCGCTGA
- a CDS encoding F0F1 ATP synthase subunit alpha — protein sequence MPSEPLLLAREALGQLGQLEQWIEHYELRLRATEQGVVSSVGDGIAWISGLPSAAIDEILLFQDGSRGVVYHLGESSVGAIMLQQTQQLAAGCKVHLSKRQMSIATGDTLLGRVINPLGEVLDGGEAPRDTQHRPLDTRSPGIVERDFVHDPLYMGSKIIDTLIPVGRGQRQLIIGDDGLGRSSLAMDAIINQRGRDVYCVYVMIGQRRSSVVSTLNALKHFGAIDYTTVVVSEASALPGLSYIAPFAGCAIAEAWMYRGKDVLIVYDDLSTHAHAYRELSLLLRRPPGREAYPGDIFFLHSRLLERATCLNASCGGGSITALPIVETQLGEIASYIPTNLISITDGQIYLSQALFQGGFRPSIDISKSVSRIGGKAQPEAIKNEASRMKLDYLQFLELEVFTRFGARPETGLQKKLQRGRILRELLKQDRLKPVSECFNLGWLIGFNEDLFDGKPLEELQSCMDALQEQIAASALGLDSPRKEWIEQLEAWLGIPGSG from the coding sequence ATGCCGTCTGAGCCATTGCTGCTGGCGCGCGAGGCGCTCGGGCAACTCGGGCAGCTCGAGCAGTGGATCGAGCACTACGAGCTGCGCCTGCGCGCAACCGAACAGGGTGTGGTGAGCTCGGTTGGCGATGGCATTGCCTGGATCAGCGGGCTGCCCTCGGCCGCCATCGACGAGATCCTGTTGTTCCAGGACGGCAGCCGGGGCGTGGTCTACCACCTCGGCGAGAGCAGCGTCGGCGCGATCATGCTGCAGCAGACACAGCAGCTCGCGGCCGGCTGCAAGGTGCATCTCAGCAAGCGGCAGATGAGCATTGCCACGGGAGACACGCTGCTCGGGCGCGTGATCAATCCGCTCGGCGAGGTGCTCGACGGCGGCGAGGCGCCGCGTGACACGCAGCACCGCCCGCTCGACACACGCTCGCCGGGCATCGTCGAGCGCGATTTCGTGCACGATCCGCTCTACATGGGCAGCAAGATCATCGACACGCTGATACCCGTCGGACGCGGCCAGCGCCAGCTGATCATCGGTGACGATGGCCTCGGCCGAAGCTCGCTCGCGATGGATGCGATCATCAACCAGCGCGGACGCGATGTGTACTGCGTCTACGTTATGATCGGCCAGCGCCGCTCCAGCGTGGTCAGCACCCTGAATGCCCTCAAGCATTTCGGCGCCATCGATTACACCACCGTGGTGGTCAGCGAGGCCAGCGCGCTGCCGGGGCTGTCCTATATCGCGCCATTCGCGGGCTGCGCCATCGCCGAGGCCTGGATGTATCGCGGCAAGGACGTACTGATCGTCTACGACGATCTCAGCACCCACGCACATGCCTATCGCGAGCTGTCGCTGCTGTTGCGCCGCCCGCCCGGACGCGAGGCCTACCCCGGCGACATTTTCTTCCTGCATTCGCGCCTGCTGGAGCGCGCCACCTGTCTCAACGCGAGCTGCGGCGGGGGCAGCATCACTGCTCTGCCGATCGTGGAAACCCAGCTCGGCGAGATTGCCTCCTATATCCCGACCAACCTGATCTCGATCACCGATGGCCAGATCTATCTCAGCCAGGCCCTGTTCCAAGGTGGCTTCCGGCCATCGATCGACATCAGCAAATCGGTATCGCGTATCGGCGGCAAGGCGCAACCCGAGGCGATCAAGAACGAGGCGAGCAGGATGAAGCTCGATTACCTGCAATTCCTCGAACTCGAGGTGTTCACGCGTTTTGGTGCGCGCCCCGAAACCGGCCTGCAGAAGAAACTGCAGCGCGGCCGGATCCTGCGCGAGCTGCTGAAGCAGGACCGGCTGAAACCGGTCAGCGAGTGTTTCAACCTGGGCTGGTTGATCGGCTTCAACGAGGACCTGTTCGATGGCAAGCCGCTCGAGGAGTTGCAGAGTTGCATGGATGCACTGCAGGAACAGATTGCCGCCAGCGCACTCGGGCTCGATTCCCCGCGCAAGGAGTGGATCGAGCAGCTCGAGGCGTGGCTCGGCATTCCGGGATCGGGCTGA
- the atpE gene encoding ATP synthase F0 subunit C — protein sequence MNDSVLLVSCFTVAALLAIAIGVIGPALAMGKAISQALEALARQPEAEKSIMRILFIGLAMIESLAIYVLVVVLIVLFRNPLLSLLTPALGS from the coding sequence ATGAATGACAGCGTGCTGCTCGTCAGCTGTTTTACCGTTGCCGCGCTGCTGGCCATCGCCATCGGCGTGATCGGCCCCGCGCTGGCGATGGGCAAGGCCATCAGCCAGGCGCTGGAGGCGCTGGCGCGCCAGCCCGAGGCCGAGAAGTCCATCATGCGCATCCTGTTCATCGGGCTGGCGATGATCGAGTCACTGGCGATCTATGTGCTGGTCGTGGTGCTGATCGTGCTGTTCCGCAACCCGCTGCTGTCGTTGCTGACTCCGGCGCTGGGTTCCTGA